A genomic window from Lotus japonicus ecotype B-129 chromosome 1, LjGifu_v1.2 includes:
- the LOC130724626 gene encoding uncharacterized protein LOC130724626 encodes MGGESHISGCSSVTTGSSRRRVFCKCGVQAPLVTTWSNENGNIGRRFYGCGKFQEQKMRQCDFFVWYDENEGNPRDKKIIAGLLRRIEGMKKSQVVLMKFCVLGWSFCAVLLIVTVSLMLKLMK; translated from the exons ATGGGTGGAGAAAGCCATATCTCGGGATGTAGCTCTGTGACTACTGGGTCTTCTCGGAGGAGGGTTTTCTGCAAGTGTGGAGTTCAGGCACCGTTGGTCACTACTTGGTCGAACGAAAATGGCAACATTGGAAGGCGCTTCTATGGGTGTGGAAAGTTCCAG GAACAAAAGATGAGGCAATGTGATTTTTTTGTGTGGTATGATGAGAATGAAGGCAACCCACGTGACAAGAAGATAATTGCAGGCCTTCTTCGTAGAATTGAGGGGATGAAGAAGAGCCAAGTTGTGTTGATGAAGTTTTGTGTTCTAGGATGGTCCTTTTGTGCAGTTCTGTTGATTGTAACTGTGTCACTAATGTTGAAACTGATGAAGTAg